A DNA window from Leptospira langatensis contains the following coding sequences:
- a CDS encoding DEAD/DEAH box helicase, producing the protein MKTKKTFQDLDLSNEILKAIQDLGFQEPSAIQSEAIPLILTGRDVIGHSRTGTGKTAAFAIPGLEILEEEEKHPQILVLCPTRELVVQVAEEFRKLGKYKEELSVAAIYGGEDISRQFKALKKHPQVIVGTPGRTMDHMRRKTLNLSSVRMVILDEADEMLDMGFLEDMETILSEVPEERQTILFSATLSPKVMGITKKFLNSPKTVDVTGGKADRPKIQQIYYELREGVRTEALVRLLSLYTPKVALVFCNTKIRVDDLVEVLKSKGIFAEGLHGDLSQKQRDKVMSGFRTGVVSVLVATDVAGRGIDVSDVEAVFNYDIPRDSEDYVHRIGRTGRAGRKGIALSFVSGRELRTLYRIQDQHGFQMEAGKVPNVSELNEKRFQGYAHLVQEVAEEGDLTEYSKLVKKLTSDGLPAEDLAAALFKLALGTRLDKFDETVRFDQESQGNRDRGDRNRSDRDFKGKNRKDGRKPDHKSKRFDPRKKGKSGPPHKKRSR; encoded by the coding sequence GTGAAAACCAAAAAAACATTCCAAGACCTGGATCTATCCAATGAGATCCTAAAGGCAATCCAAGACCTAGGATTCCAAGAACCATCCGCTATCCAATCGGAGGCCATTCCTCTCATCCTAACAGGAAGAGATGTGATCGGACATTCCCGCACGGGAACAGGAAAGACCGCGGCATTCGCCATTCCAGGATTAGAGATCTTGGAAGAAGAGGAGAAACATCCTCAGATCCTAGTACTCTGCCCTACTCGAGAACTAGTAGTCCAAGTAGCGGAAGAGTTTCGAAAATTAGGAAAATATAAAGAAGAATTATCCGTAGCTGCTATTTACGGCGGAGAAGATATCAGCCGCCAATTCAAAGCCCTCAAGAAACATCCTCAAGTGATCGTAGGAACCCCAGGTAGGACCATGGATCATATGAGAAGAAAGACCCTAAATCTGAGCTCTGTTCGGATGGTGATCCTGGACGAAGCGGATGAAATGCTGGACATGGGATTCTTAGAGGATATGGAAACCATTCTTTCCGAAGTACCGGAGGAAAGACAAACCATACTATTTTCCGCAACCCTCTCCCCTAAGGTAATGGGAATTACCAAAAAATTCCTGAATTCACCTAAAACAGTGGATGTGACCGGAGGAAAGGCGGATCGCCCTAAGATCCAACAGATCTATTACGAATTGAGAGAAGGAGTAAGGACGGAAGCATTAGTCCGACTCCTGAGCCTATATACCCCAAAGGTAGCATTAGTTTTTTGTAATACAAAAATAAGAGTAGACGACCTTGTAGAAGTCCTGAAGTCCAAAGGGATCTTTGCAGAAGGATTGCACGGAGACCTTTCCCAGAAACAAAGGGACAAGGTAATGTCCGGATTCCGAACAGGGGTCGTAAGCGTACTAGTCGCCACCGACGTAGCCGGAAGAGGAATAGACGTAAGCGACGTGGAAGCGGTATTCAATTACGATATTCCCAGAGATTCCGAAGACTATGTGCATAGGATCGGAAGAACGGGACGAGCAGGAAGAAAAGGGATCGCACTCAGTTTCGTATCCGGAAGAGAGCTTCGCACCTTATACAGGATCCAAGACCAGCACGGATTCCAAATGGAAGCGGGAAAGGTGCCTAACGTATCCGAATTGAATGAGAAAAGATTCCAAGGATACGCACATCTGGTACAAGAAGTCGCAGAAGAAGGCGACCTCACCGAATATTCCAAACTGGTCAAGAAGCTTACTTCGGATGGGCTCCCCGCAGAGGATCTAGCAGCCGCATTATTCAAATTAGCCTTAGGGACCCGTTTGGACAAATTCGACGAGACTGTTCGATTCGACCAGGAATCCCAGGGAAATCGGGACAGAGGGGATCGCAATCGCTCCGATCGGGATTTCAAAGGAAAGAACCGAAAAGACGGCAGAAAACCGGATCACAAATCTAAACGATTCGATCCTCGCAAGAAAGGAAAAAGCGGCCCGCCCCATAAAAAACGCAGCAGATAA